TAAACTGAGCATCACAGAAGTTCGAGAATTTTTTATATTTTTGAAGCTAACGCTTCGCGATTAGAAAACTACAAATGGTGCTAGCACTAAAGCACTGTTCGATTCAACCTGACTAGATTTCAGTATGAACAATTTCTCAAACAACCTGAACTTTCAAAAAATGCTTGGTATTAACCACAGCGATGCCAAAAAACTAACGGAATTAGGACTGAATACAATTACCGATTTGCTTTACTATTTTCCTAGAGAGCATTTGTCAATATTACGCACTCGCATTAGCGAAGCTCGCACAGGAGAATACGTTACGATTGCTGGTAAAATAGTCAATCACGTCATTTTTGATTGTCGAAAAAAACCAAAGTTAACCCTGCAAAAATGGATTGTTCGCGACAAGACTGGCCGAATTACCTGCACCCAATTCTACAATCATAGCTATTACCGTTCCCAACAATGGCGAGT
The sequence above is a segment of the Phormidium ambiguum IAM M-71 genome. Coding sequences within it:
- a CDS encoding OB-fold nucleic acid binding domain-containing protein, with protein sequence MNNFSNNLNFQKMLGINHSDAKKLTELGLNTITDLLYYFPREHLSILRTRISEARTGEYVTIAGKIVNHVIFDCRKKPKLTLQKWIVRDKTGRITCTQFYNHSYYRSQQWRVEQYELYNPGAIVLVTGKVKQDK